One genomic window of Streptomonospora nanhaiensis includes the following:
- a CDS encoding FHA domain-containing protein translates to MRMTCLAGHTPPADPRCPVCVVLAAAPLSRPAAAHEDLCPVCGGDRAGRYCEGCGHDFTGADQTEASPFPLFSEPVPLRSEPPAPRRHTPAGHDPRGAAADHWWAIITADPAYYQAMADRGLLDPDAIAFPAHAPQRRVPLNRARVRIGRRSIARGIHPEIDLSAPPEDPGVSHAHAVLLARPGGTWVLMDEGSMNGTTVNGTDHPVAANVEVPLRESDRIYVGAWTAITLHRQRG, encoded by the coding sequence ATGCGGATGACCTGCCTGGCCGGGCACACGCCGCCGGCCGACCCCCGATGCCCGGTGTGCGTGGTGCTCGCGGCCGCGCCCCTCAGCCGGCCCGCCGCCGCGCACGAGGACCTGTGCCCCGTCTGCGGCGGCGACCGGGCCGGCCGCTACTGCGAGGGCTGCGGCCACGACTTCACCGGCGCCGACCAGACCGAGGCGTCGCCGTTCCCGCTGTTCTCCGAGCCCGTCCCCCTGCGCTCCGAACCGCCCGCCCCCCGGCGGCACACCCCGGCCGGCCACGACCCGCGCGGCGCCGCCGCCGACCACTGGTGGGCCATCATCACCGCCGACCCCGCCTACTACCAGGCCATGGCCGACCGGGGCCTGCTCGACCCCGACGCCATCGCGTTCCCCGCCCACGCCCCCCAGCGCCGCGTCCCGCTGAACCGGGCGCGCGTGCGGATCGGGCGGCGCAGCATCGCCCGCGGCATCCACCCCGAGATCGATCTGTCCGCGCCGCCGGAGGACCCCGGGGTCTCCCATGCCCACGCCGTGCTGCTGGCCCGCCCCGGCGGCACCTGGGTGCTCATGGACGAGGGCTCCATGAACGGCACCACGGTCAACGGGACCGACCACCCCGTCGCCGCCAACGTGGAGGTCCCCCTGCGCGAGTCCGACCGGATCTACGTCGGCGCCTGGACGGCGATCACCCTGCACCGGCAGCGGGGGTGA
- a CDS encoding PP2C family protein-serine/threonine phosphatase, which yields MLVKCSACGAVAAHGDTYCEGCGHTLAGPAAAPAAPCARCGGPVADGACAACGLARTGRRDHVEARAGTGAGVSDRGLRHTRNEDALALRALRRGGAATTAAVVCDGVSTSPRPAAASAAAAEAGAAALAEETAAGAGPAAALTTALRRAGRAVAALAGPGPQAPACTFVAALVPARGPITVAWVGDSRAYWLAAAPTAAPSALLTSDDTWAQTMVALNALTPEEAARSPHAHALTAWLGADYGEVRGRTADLAPRGPGALLLCTDGLWNLLPDPADLAALVLGAGPDPLDAARACVRLALERGGPDNVTACVIGVPAAPPHGPAARGGAR from the coding sequence GTGCTGGTGAAGTGCTCGGCCTGCGGGGCCGTCGCCGCGCACGGCGACACCTACTGCGAGGGCTGCGGCCACACCCTGGCCGGCCCCGCCGCCGCGCCCGCCGCCCCCTGCGCCCGCTGCGGCGGCCCGGTCGCCGACGGCGCCTGCGCCGCCTGCGGGCTGGCCCGCACCGGGCGCCGCGACCACGTCGAGGCCCGCGCCGGCACCGGCGCCGGGGTCAGCGACCGCGGCCTGCGCCACACGCGCAACGAGGACGCCCTGGCCCTGCGCGCCCTGCGCCGCGGCGGCGCGGCCACCACCGCCGCCGTGGTCTGCGACGGCGTCTCCACCTCGCCGCGCCCCGCCGCCGCGTCGGCCGCCGCCGCCGAGGCCGGCGCCGCCGCCCTCGCCGAGGAGACCGCCGCCGGGGCCGGGCCCGCCGCCGCCCTCACCACCGCCCTGCGCCGCGCCGGACGCGCCGTCGCCGCGCTCGCCGGCCCCGGCCCGCAGGCGCCCGCCTGCACCTTCGTCGCCGCCCTCGTGCCCGCGCGCGGCCCCATCACCGTCGCCTGGGTCGGCGACAGCCGCGCCTACTGGCTGGCCGCCGCCCCCACGGCGGCGCCCTCGGCGCTGCTCACCAGCGACGACACCTGGGCCCAGACCATGGTCGCCCTCAACGCCCTCACCCCCGAGGAGGCCGCCCGCTCCCCGCACGCCCACGCCCTCACCGCCTGGCTGGGCGCCGACTACGGCGAGGTCCGGGGCCGCACCGCCGACCTCGCCCCGCGCGGGCCGGGCGCGCTGCTGCTGTGCACCGACGGGCTGTGGAACCTCCTGCCCGACCCCGCCGACCTCGCCGCGCTCGTCCTGGGCGCCGGGCCCGACCCGCTGGACGCCGCGCGGGCGTGCGTGCGGCTGGCCCTGGAGCGCGGCGGCCCCGACAACGTCACCGCCTGCGTGATCGGGGTGCCCGCCGCGCCCCCGCACGGCCCCGCGGCCCGGGGCGGTGCCCGGTGA
- a CDS encoding VWA domain-containing protein — protein sequence MTPRAGGPAFTVRVEQNRYLPPGGTTVEAVVRVTTAPAAEPAPPPPAAEVVIVDTSGSMYGTKLAAAKLAACAAVDALRDGVALAVVAGGAGAEVVYPPGGGLAALTDRTRAAVRDAVEGLTAQGGTRMGAWLRAAGDLFAPLPPGTLKHAILLTDGQNNEQPATFEPVLAAAAGRFVCDCRGVGTDWNVEELRRVAAALLGTVGIIAEPARMPADFRAMAESAMAKTVADVALRLRTPRGTRVTALAQVAPTLNDLTARRAEADPRTGDYPTGSWDADESRDYHLRLEVPPGAAGRRMRAARVGIVVPGPGGGEATAPADVLAEWTADPGPAAEINPAVAHYTGQTELAQAIQEGLRARRDGDTATATVRLGRAVALAHSGRHAATAALLRRVVEVDDPATGTVRLRPSVAKLDEMTLDTHSTRTVRVGGRGVPAGTREGAAPPCG from the coding sequence GTGACCCCCCGGGCGGGCGGGCCCGCGTTCACCGTGCGCGTGGAGCAGAACCGGTACCTGCCCCCGGGCGGCACCACCGTGGAGGCGGTCGTGCGCGTCACCACCGCCCCCGCCGCCGAGCCCGCGCCGCCCCCGCCCGCGGCCGAGGTCGTCATCGTCGACACCTCCGGGTCCATGTACGGCACCAAGCTCGCCGCCGCCAAGCTCGCCGCCTGCGCCGCCGTGGACGCCCTGCGCGACGGCGTGGCCCTCGCCGTGGTCGCCGGCGGTGCAGGCGCCGAGGTGGTCTACCCGCCCGGCGGCGGTCTGGCCGCGCTCACCGACCGCACCCGCGCCGCCGTCCGCGACGCCGTCGAAGGGCTCACCGCCCAGGGCGGCACCCGCATGGGCGCCTGGCTGCGCGCCGCCGGCGACCTGTTCGCGCCGCTGCCCCCCGGCACCCTCAAGCACGCCATCCTGCTCACCGACGGCCAGAACAACGAGCAGCCCGCCACCTTCGAGCCCGTCCTGGCCGCGGCCGCCGGGCGCTTCGTGTGCGACTGCCGGGGCGTGGGCACCGACTGGAACGTCGAGGAGCTGCGCCGCGTGGCCGCCGCCCTGCTCGGCACCGTCGGGATCATCGCCGAACCCGCCCGCATGCCCGCGGACTTCCGCGCCATGGCGGAGTCGGCCATGGCCAAGACCGTCGCCGACGTCGCGCTGCGGCTGCGCACCCCCCGCGGCACCCGGGTCACCGCCCTGGCCCAGGTGGCGCCCACCCTCAACGACCTCACCGCCCGGCGCGCCGAGGCCGACCCGCGCACCGGCGACTACCCCACCGGCTCCTGGGACGCCGACGAGAGCCGCGACTACCACCTGCGGCTGGAGGTGCCCCCCGGCGCGGCCGGCCGGCGCATGCGCGCCGCCCGCGTCGGGATCGTCGTGCCCGGCCCCGGCGGCGGCGAGGCCACCGCGCCCGCCGACGTCCTCGCCGAGTGGACCGCCGACCCCGGCCCGGCCGCCGAGATCAACCCCGCAGTCGCCCACTACACCGGCCAGACCGAACTCGCCCAGGCCATCCAGGAGGGCCTGCGCGCCCGCCGCGACGGCGACACCGCGACCGCCACCGTCCGGCTGGGCCGCGCCGTGGCCCTGGCCCACTCCGGGCGCCACGCCGCCACCGCCGCGCTGCTGCGCCGCGTCGTCGAGGTCGACGACCCCGCCACCGGAACGGTGCGGCTGCGCCCCTCGGTCGCCAAGCTCGACGAGATGACCCTGGACACCCACTCGACCCGCACCGTGCGCGTGGGCGGGCGCGGCGTCCCGGCCGGAACCCGGGAAGGAGCGGCCCCACCATGCGGATGA
- a CDS encoding dihydrolipoyl dehydrogenase family protein, producing the protein MEERFDAVVIGMGPGGEVAASQLLDAGLRVAVVERELIGGECGYWACIPSKTLLRPLEAAAEAAGVAGLDRPVPDWPAMRDYRDTMIRHLNDAKQVAGYADRGAEVVKGAARVVGRDPWVVEVEGRRLRADHVVVATGSAAARPPVEGLEEVELWTNRQATTLQEIPGRAVVVGGSAVGVEMGQFLARMGCEVTLVQRSGALMNREEPRVGELAAELLRGDGVDVRTGSAPVRALRRGRDSVLELADGSEAVGDVVLLAAGRVPRVGELGLAELGVDTGGAGLAVDERCRVAPGLWAVGDVTGTAMFTHVAKYQARVAAANILGRDRTADYTGVPRVVFSDPEIAAVGLTAEQARARGLDVVAAEVDLPAGLARPWTYETEPTGRLGVLADRGGRVLVGAWAVAPMAGEWIHTAALAIREGIGVDRLRDGVAQFPTYSEGYLLAVEALDM; encoded by the coding sequence ATGGAAGAGCGGTTCGACGCCGTCGTGATCGGCATGGGTCCGGGCGGCGAGGTGGCCGCCTCGCAGCTGCTCGACGCGGGCCTGCGGGTGGCCGTGGTCGAGCGGGAGCTGATCGGCGGGGAGTGCGGGTACTGGGCCTGCATCCCGTCCAAGACGCTGCTGCGCCCGCTGGAGGCGGCGGCCGAGGCGGCGGGGGTGGCCGGGCTGGACCGGCCGGTGCCCGACTGGCCGGCGATGCGCGACTACCGCGACACCATGATCCGCCACCTCAACGACGCCAAGCAGGTGGCCGGCTACGCCGACCGGGGCGCGGAGGTGGTCAAGGGCGCCGCCCGCGTGGTGGGGCGCGACCCGTGGGTGGTGGAGGTGGAGGGGCGCCGGCTGCGCGCCGACCACGTCGTCGTCGCCACCGGGTCGGCGGCGGCCCGCCCGCCGGTCGAGGGCCTGGAGGAGGTCGAGCTGTGGACCAACCGCCAGGCCACGACCCTGCAGGAGATCCCCGGCCGGGCCGTCGTGGTGGGCGGCAGCGCGGTGGGCGTGGAGATGGGCCAGTTCCTGGCGCGCATGGGGTGCGAGGTGACGCTGGTGCAGCGCTCGGGCGCGCTGATGAACCGCGAGGAGCCGCGGGTGGGCGAGCTGGCCGCCGAGCTGCTGCGCGGCGACGGCGTGGACGTGCGCACCGGGTCGGCGCCCGTGCGGGCGCTGCGCCGGGGCCGCGACAGCGTGCTGGAGCTGGCGGACGGCTCCGAGGCGGTGGGCGACGTGGTGCTGCTGGCCGCGGGCCGGGTGCCCCGGGTGGGCGAGCTGGGCCTGGCGGAGCTGGGGGTGGACACCGGCGGCGCGGGGCTGGCGGTGGACGAGCGGTGCCGGGTCGCGCCGGGGCTGTGGGCGGTGGGCGACGTGACGGGCACGGCCATGTTCACCCACGTCGCCAAGTACCAGGCGCGCGTGGCGGCCGCCAACATCCTGGGCCGCGACCGCACGGCCGACTACACGGGGGTGCCGCGGGTGGTGTTCAGCGACCCGGAGATCGCGGCGGTGGGGCTGACGGCCGAGCAGGCGCGCGCCCGGGGCCTGGACGTGGTGGCGGCCGAGGTGGACCTGCCCGCGGGGCTGGCCCGGCCCTGGACCTATGAGACCGAGCCGACGGGCCGGCTGGGCGTGCTCGCCGACCGGGGCGGCCGCGTGCTGGTGGGGGCCTGGGCGGTGGCGCCGATGGCCGGGGAGTGGATCCACACGGCGGCGCTGGCGATCCGCGAGGGCATCGGGGTGGACCGGCTGCGCGACGGTGTCGCCCAGTTCCCCACCTACAGCGAGGGCTACCTGCTCGCGGTGGAGGCGCTGGACATGTAG
- a CDS encoding glutamate ABC transporter substrate-binding protein has translation MRLRHLACAAALAVALPACAVAAGEHTSILDAETLRIGVKGDQPGLGLRTGVDTYSGFDVDVAYYIADYLGVDRADVEFVQVTSEEREDVLVDDDVDLVLATYSITQLRKTVVNFAGPYYVARQDILVRADNTDVQGPEDLAGERLCQGAGSNSANRIIEERGIPAQRVERPTYSECVDLLAVGVVDAVSTDDLILAGYLAEKPSAFRLVGEPFTSEKYGIGIAKEDIAGCEAVNRAVTLMYQDGTAERLLDKWFGQTGLDLVTTVPQFEGCG, from the coding sequence ATGAGGCTGCGCCATCTGGCCTGCGCGGCCGCGCTCGCGGTCGCGCTGCCCGCGTGCGCCGTGGCCGCGGGCGAGCACACGTCGATCCTCGACGCCGAGACCCTGCGGATCGGGGTCAAGGGCGACCAGCCCGGCCTGGGCCTGCGCACCGGGGTGGACACCTACAGCGGGTTCGACGTGGACGTCGCCTACTACATCGCCGACTACCTGGGGGTGGACCGCGCCGACGTGGAGTTCGTGCAGGTGACCTCCGAGGAGCGCGAGGACGTGCTCGTCGACGACGACGTCGACCTGGTCCTGGCCACCTACTCCATCACCCAGCTGCGCAAGACCGTCGTCAACTTCGCCGGCCCCTACTACGTCGCCCGGCAGGACATCCTGGTCCGCGCCGACAACACCGACGTGCAGGGCCCCGAGGACCTCGCCGGGGAGCGGCTGTGCCAGGGCGCCGGGTCCAACTCCGCCAACCGCATCATCGAGGAGCGCGGAATCCCCGCGCAGCGCGTGGAGCGGCCCACCTACAGCGAGTGCGTCGACCTGCTGGCCGTGGGCGTGGTCGACGCGGTCTCCACCGACGACCTCATCCTCGCCGGCTACCTCGCCGAGAAGCCGTCGGCGTTCCGCCTGGTCGGCGAACCGTTCACCAGCGAGAAGTACGGCATCGGGATCGCCAAGGAGGACATCGCCGGGTGCGAGGCCGTCAACCGCGCCGTCACCCTGATGTACCAGGACGGCACCGCCGAGCGGCTGCTGGACAAGTGGTTCGGGCAGACCGGCCTGGACCTCGTGACCACGGTCCCCCAGTTCGAGGGCTGCGGCTGA
- a CDS encoding serine/threonine-protein kinase, protein MTHCTDPACEGAIEDGYCDVCGMAPAASTWVVPAPLAAGGSAAAVAVVPGLGGRPAAAQPVTPPAAPNGAPSSADGDGGAGEPSGRAGSADPSAPSEASAPVPSLREAARMSGRTAPPPRPRATAVLADTPLVGTGPSSRGLLGLGMVQVPPVPYRDPATAVMSAPVVAEKNRFCGHCNEPVGRSRNGRPGRTEGYCGSCRTEFSFTPKLRRGDLVAGQYEVLGPLAHGGFGWVYLARDRNVNDRWVVLKGLLNSGDAEAHQTAAAERAVLAEVEHPNIVKIYNWVQHPDPRTGIPAGHIVLEYVGGKSLREVLLERRSRNGTDGLPVEQVIAYGLECLRAVHHLHAKGLLYCDFKPDNVIQCEEQVKLIDLGAVRRIDSQSRVYTTPGFGVPESELRALGPSVSSDLYAIARCMAVLSFRFDYARRYEHDLPPARSIPVLARNPSYDRLLRRALNPEPVLRFHDAAEMAEQLIGVLREVLSDKDGRPHPAPSALFGPERPLFSSGHLGGVIDEADRLLQRPAPAECAAGLPYPRVDPEDPAADQLANIAALGPEDLAATLSGDSDPTPESRLMLVRALIGLGRPDAAAAHLQELGTGSADHWRPFWYWAAIALAAGDHETARERFDELFDHLPGEAAPKLGLAAACEGQGAWEAAAGLYRTVWITDHSYVSAAFGLARIRLAQGDPAAAVRVLDMVPELSSVHIAAQMAAVSVLIGDRDPDDLDAAVFHDAEARLRRLGLHGDAGQRLKARVLHAALNWVLAGNTAHDGADLLGAPFTEDGLRRALERVYRERSRHAEDGVRRRALIDLANEVRPRTWL, encoded by the coding sequence ATGACCCACTGCACCGACCCCGCCTGCGAGGGCGCGATCGAGGACGGCTACTGCGACGTGTGCGGCATGGCGCCGGCCGCCTCGACGTGGGTGGTGCCCGCGCCGCTCGCGGCCGGCGGCTCCGCCGCCGCGGTCGCCGTCGTGCCCGGCCTCGGCGGGCGCCCGGCCGCCGCGCAGCCCGTCACCCCGCCCGCGGCGCCGAACGGCGCGCCCTCTTCGGCCGACGGGGACGGCGGCGCCGGCGAACCGTCCGGGCGGGCCGGGTCCGCCGATCCGTCGGCGCCCTCCGAGGCGTCCGCCCCCGTGCCCTCCCTGCGCGAGGCCGCCCGCATGTCCGGCCGCACCGCGCCGCCGCCCCGCCCGCGCGCCACCGCCGTCCTGGCCGACACCCCCCTCGTGGGCACCGGCCCCTCCTCGCGCGGGCTGCTGGGCCTGGGCATGGTCCAGGTGCCGCCCGTGCCCTACCGCGACCCCGCCACCGCGGTCATGAGCGCCCCCGTGGTCGCCGAGAAGAACCGGTTCTGCGGCCACTGCAACGAGCCCGTCGGCCGCTCCCGCAACGGCCGCCCCGGCCGCACCGAGGGCTACTGCGGCTCCTGCCGCACCGAGTTCTCCTTCACCCCCAAGCTGCGCCGGGGCGACCTCGTCGCCGGCCAGTACGAGGTGCTGGGCCCCCTGGCCCACGGCGGGTTCGGCTGGGTCTACCTCGCCCGCGACCGCAACGTCAACGACCGGTGGGTCGTCCTCAAGGGCCTGCTCAACAGCGGCGACGCCGAGGCCCACCAGACCGCCGCCGCCGAGCGCGCCGTGCTCGCCGAGGTCGAGCACCCCAACATCGTCAAGATCTACAACTGGGTCCAGCACCCCGACCCCCGCACCGGGATCCCCGCCGGCCACATCGTCCTGGAGTACGTCGGCGGCAAGTCCCTGCGCGAGGTGCTGCTGGAGCGCCGGTCCCGCAACGGCACCGACGGCCTGCCGGTCGAGCAGGTCATCGCCTACGGGCTGGAGTGCCTGCGGGCCGTCCACCACCTGCACGCCAAGGGCCTGCTCTACTGCGACTTCAAACCCGACAACGTCATCCAGTGCGAGGAGCAGGTCAAGCTCATCGACCTGGGTGCGGTGCGCCGCATCGACTCCCAGAGCCGCGTCTACACCACCCCCGGGTTCGGGGTGCCCGAGAGCGAGCTGCGCGCCCTGGGCCCCTCCGTCAGCTCCGACCTCTACGCCATCGCCCGCTGCATGGCCGTGCTCAGCTTCCGGTTCGACTACGCCCGCCGCTACGAGCACGACCTGCCGCCCGCCCGCAGCATCCCCGTGCTCGCCCGCAACCCCTCCTACGACCGGCTGCTGCGGCGCGCCCTCAACCCCGAGCCCGTGCTGCGCTTCCACGACGCCGCCGAGATGGCCGAGCAACTCATCGGCGTCCTGCGCGAGGTCCTCTCCGACAAGGACGGCCGGCCCCACCCCGCGCCCTCGGCCCTCTTCGGACCCGAACGGCCCCTCTTCAGCTCCGGCCACCTGGGCGGGGTCATCGACGAGGCCGACCGGCTGCTGCAGCGCCCCGCCCCCGCCGAGTGCGCCGCCGGGCTGCCCTACCCCCGCGTCGACCCCGAGGACCCCGCCGCCGACCAGCTCGCCAACATCGCCGCGCTGGGGCCCGAGGACCTCGCCGCCACCCTCTCCGGCGACAGCGACCCCACCCCCGAGTCCCGGCTCATGCTCGTCCGCGCGCTCATCGGCCTGGGCCGCCCCGACGCGGCCGCCGCCCACCTCCAGGAACTGGGCACCGGCTCCGCCGACCACTGGCGGCCGTTCTGGTACTGGGCCGCGATCGCGCTGGCCGCCGGCGACCACGAGACCGCCCGCGAGCGCTTCGACGAGCTGTTCGACCACCTGCCCGGCGAGGCCGCGCCCAAGCTCGGCCTGGCCGCCGCGTGCGAGGGCCAGGGCGCCTGGGAGGCCGCCGCCGGCCTCTACCGCACCGTGTGGATCACCGACCACTCCTACGTCAGCGCCGCCTTCGGCCTGGCCCGCATCCGCCTCGCCCAGGGCGACCCCGCCGCCGCCGTGCGCGTGCTCGACATGGTCCCCGAACTCTCCAGCGTGCACATCGCCGCGCAGATGGCCGCCGTCAGCGTCCTGATCGGCGACCGCGACCCCGACGACCTCGACGCCGCCGTCTTCCACGACGCCGAGGCCCGGCTGCGCCGCCTGGGCCTGCACGGCGACGCCGGCCAGCGCCTCAAGGCCCGCGTCCTGCACGCCGCGCTGAACTGGGTCCTGGCCGGCAACACCGCCCACGACGGCGCCGACCTGCTCGGCGCGCCCTTCACCGAGGACGGGCTGCGCCGCGCCCTCGAACGCGTCTACCGCGAGCGCTCCCGCCACGCCGAGGACGGCGTGCGGCGCCGCGCCCTCATCGACCTCGCCAACGAGGTCCGGCCCAGGACGTGGCTGTGA
- a CDS encoding DUF6221 family protein has translation MKIDEFLAARLAEDERAAHAAAPATGGPERVRADIEAKRRILSGYTATHRACMAAAAQGSAAPGDDAGAWSALHAWRRALEHLAAVYAAHPDYDPSWRP, from the coding sequence GTGAAGATCGACGAGTTCCTTGCGGCGCGCCTGGCCGAGGACGAGCGGGCCGCGCACGCCGCCGCACCCGCCACGGGCGGCCCCGAGCGGGTCCGCGCCGACATCGAGGCCAAGCGCCGCATCCTCAGCGGCTACACCGCCACCCACCGCGCCTGCATGGCCGCCGCGGCCCAAGGTTCGGCGGCCCCCGGCGACGACGCGGGCGCCTGGTCGGCCCTGCACGCCTGGCGCCGCGCCCTGGAGCACCTGGCCGCCGTCTACGCCGCCCACCCCGACTACGACCCCTCCTGGCGGCCCTGA
- the pgi gene encoding glucose-6-phosphate isomerase produces MPETNPTGRTRLDRLPEWAALAEHRAKLGEVHLRDLFAADPGRGARYTLQVGDLHIDYAKHLVTDETLALLRDLAAATGVAELRDAMFRGERINVTEDRAVLHTALRAPRDAVVEVDGRDVVPGVHEVLDRMAAFADRVRSGEWRGHTGQPIGAVVNIGIGGSDLGPAMAYEALKPFTHRGLDVRFVSNVDGADMHEALRDLDPARTLFIVASKTFTTVETITNATSARAWLLSGLGGDVAAVARHFVAVSTNAGKVAEFGIDTANMFEFWDWVGGRYSYDSAIGLSLMIAIGPDRFREMLAGFATVDDHFRTAPPEANAPLLMGLLGIWYGSFHDAQSHAVLPYSDYLARFPDYLQQLDMESNGKSVDRAGRPVSWQTGPVVWGTPGTNGQHAYYQLLHQGTKLVPADLIGFARPAAELSPELSAQHDLLMANMFAQGQALAFGKTAEEVAAEGVPAEQVPHRTFTGDRPTTTILAPELTPSVLGQLVALYEHKVFVQGAVWDIDSFDQWGVELGKVLAKRIEPALTEGAEVPGLDSSTAELVRRYRALRAG; encoded by the coding sequence ATGCCCGAGACCAACCCCACCGGCCGCACACGCCTGGACCGGCTGCCCGAGTGGGCCGCGCTGGCCGAGCACCGTGCGAAGCTCGGGGAGGTGCACCTGCGCGACCTGTTCGCCGCCGACCCCGGCCGCGGCGCCCGCTACACCCTCCAGGTCGGCGACCTGCACATCGACTACGCCAAGCACCTGGTCACCGACGAGACCCTGGCGCTGCTGCGCGACCTGGCCGCCGCCACCGGGGTCGCCGAGCTGCGCGACGCCATGTTCCGGGGCGAGCGGATCAACGTCACCGAGGACCGGGCCGTGCTGCACACCGCCCTGCGCGCGCCCCGCGACGCCGTGGTCGAGGTCGACGGCCGCGACGTGGTGCCCGGCGTGCACGAGGTGCTCGACCGCATGGCCGCCTTCGCCGACCGCGTGCGCTCGGGGGAGTGGCGCGGCCACACCGGTCAGCCCATCGGCGCCGTCGTCAACATCGGCATCGGCGGCTCCGACCTCGGCCCGGCCATGGCCTATGAGGCGCTGAAGCCGTTCACCCACCGCGGGCTCGACGTCCGGTTCGTCTCCAACGTCGACGGCGCCGACATGCATGAGGCGCTGCGCGACCTCGACCCGGCCCGCACGCTGTTCATCGTCGCCTCCAAGACCTTCACCACCGTCGAGACCATCACCAACGCCACCTCGGCGCGGGCGTGGCTGCTGTCGGGCCTGGGCGGCGACGTGGCGGCCGTGGCCCGCCACTTCGTCGCGGTCTCCACCAACGCCGGCAAGGTCGCCGAGTTCGGCATCGACACCGCCAACATGTTCGAGTTCTGGGACTGGGTGGGCGGCCGCTACTCCTACGACTCCGCGATCGGGCTGTCGCTGATGATCGCCATCGGCCCTGACCGCTTCCGCGAGATGCTGGCCGGGTTTGCCACCGTCGACGACCACTTCCGCACCGCGCCGCCCGAGGCCAACGCCCCGCTGCTGATGGGCCTGCTCGGCATCTGGTACGGGTCGTTCCACGACGCCCAGTCCCACGCGGTGCTGCCCTACAGCGACTACCTCGCCCGCTTCCCCGACTACCTCCAGCAGCTGGACATGGAGTCCAACGGAAAGTCGGTGGACCGCGCGGGCCGCCCGGTCTCGTGGCAGACCGGCCCCGTGGTGTGGGGCACCCCCGGCACCAACGGCCAGCACGCCTACTACCAGCTGCTGCACCAGGGCACCAAGCTGGTGCCGGCCGACCTGATCGGGTTCGCCCGCCCCGCCGCCGAGCTGAGCCCCGAGCTGAGCGCCCAGCACGACCTGCTCATGGCCAACATGTTCGCCCAGGGCCAGGCGCTGGCGTTCGGCAAGACCGCCGAGGAGGTCGCCGCCGAGGGCGTGCCCGCCGAGCAGGTGCCGCACCGCACCTTCACCGGCGACCGGCCCACCACCACGATCCTCGCCCCCGAGCTGACGCCCTCGGTGCTGGGCCAGCTCGTGGCGCTCTACGAGCACAAGGTGTTCGTGCAGGGCGCGGTGTGGGACATCGACTCTTTCGACCAGTGGGGCGTGGAGCTGGGCAAGGTGCTGGCCAAGCGGATCGAGCCGGCCCTCACCGAGGGCGCCGAGGTCCCCGGCCTGGACTCCTCCACCGCCGAGCTGGTGCGCCGCTACCGCGCCCTGCGCGCCGGGTAG
- a CDS encoding histidine phosphatase family protein, giving the protein MGELLLIRHGRTEWSAAHRHTGRTDVPLTPEGEEQARSLRALLAGRTFARVLTSPLRRAARTAELAGLAGAEPEADLMEWDYGGYEGITTADIRTRRPGWYLWRDGVVPGDPDHPGETVEAVGARADRVLARVAPLLDDPGAADVALVGHGHQLRVLTARRLGLPPDHGRLFRLDTAAVGRLGLEHDRPVLTAWNLAPD; this is encoded by the coding sequence ATGGGCGAGCTGCTGCTGATCCGCCACGGCCGCACGGAGTGGAGCGCCGCGCACCGGCACACCGGGCGCACCGACGTGCCGCTGACCCCCGAGGGCGAGGAGCAGGCGCGCTCGCTGCGCGCCCTGCTGGCGGGGCGGACCTTCGCCCGCGTGCTGACCAGCCCGCTGCGGCGGGCCGCCCGCACCGCCGAACTGGCCGGGCTCGCCGGGGCCGAGCCCGAGGCCGACCTCATGGAGTGGGACTACGGCGGCTACGAGGGGATCACCACCGCCGACATCCGCACCCGGCGGCCCGGCTGGTACCTGTGGCGCGACGGCGTGGTGCCCGGCGACCCCGACCACCCCGGCGAGACGGTGGAGGCGGTCGGCGCGCGCGCCGACCGGGTGCTGGCGCGCGTCGCGCCGCTGCTCGACGACCCCGGCGCCGCCGACGTCGCCCTGGTGGGCCACGGCCACCAGTTGCGGGTGCTCACCGCGCGGCGGCTGGGCCTGCCCCCCGACCACGGGCGGCTGTTCCGCCTCGACACCGCGGCGGTGGGCCGCCTGGGCCTCGAGCACGACCGCCCGGTGCTGACCGCCTGGAACCTGGCGCCGGACTAG